The Chengkuizengella sediminis genome segment TAGTTTCATCTCCTGAACTGACTTCAATATGAAAATCATATACATCTGATGCTAAATCTAATTCATTTTGCTCTTCAGTTAAATTAGTATCTTTCAATTTATTGATTTGAATAGATATTTCTAATTCGTCTGAAGATACTCCTAATTTCTTAGCCGTATCATCAAGATCTATTTCTTCTACAGGAAGTCGATAAGCAACTTCATCTGTCACAATTTCGATTACGGTTTCATCATTGTTATCTGTTACTGCATTAATACTTTCAGAGCTCAACTGAATGTCTACTGTATCTGTTTCAACTGTTGATAAATCTATAATAAGTTGATCTACTTCTTCTGCTTTTTTTAATGCTTTGGTTATGGTTTTATCATCTACTTCAACTATTGTTTTGATTGTGCCGTCAGATTGATCTTCTGTTTTCACATCATTTACATCAACTTCTACACTTTTAGGTTCGTTTGATTCTTCTTGTTGTTCGGTTGACTCGAGTTCTTCTTCATCAACTTGAGGTGGTGGGGTTCCTCCACTTGGAGAAGTGCTACCGGTACCTCCACTTGGAGTTCCACCGTCTGAGTTTCCACCACTATTACCTCCACTCGGAGGAGTTGTGCCACCTGAGTTTCCATCGTCTCCATCATCTTCTTTATCTTTTAATGTAACTGACACTTCATTTGAAGGTATACCCTCGCCAACATCGTTTAATGCCGTAACTATATAGTAATAGGTTATACCATCTATAACATCGGAATCTATAAAATGAGTAGTCCCAATATTACCTTCAGCATTTATTATCATTTCACTCTTATCCATTTCAGCAATATCTATAAATGGTCCACCCTTTGATTCTGAACGTTTTACCACATGACCAGTAGGTGCATTACTGTTTAAATTAGATTCCCAAGTTAGTTCTACTTCTCCTTCTGATGCTATAACTTCCAGGTTCGTAGGAGGACTTGATGTCCCCCAAGTATCAATTTCAAACCACTCTGACTTTTGTATTGGCTCTTGATTAGGAAGATTTATCGTTACATTGTATTCATAATTTCCTGGTGTTAAGTTAGAATAAAGAAATTCATATCTAGTTTCAGCTGGACCCATAAATACAATTTCTTTGTTTACATTTTTTATTTCTATATTATATGAGATAGCAGACTCAGACTCACCATTATTACTAAAAATTACATTTTGAAGGTTAAATTCTCCACTCATTAATTGATGTTCAAACCTAACTTCTTCAGGAAAATATCCAAATGATACATCTAAATCAACTGAATCAGTTAAATATAAGTCAGTATCTTCCATTACATCGATCTTTTGAACCCATATCCACTCATAGTCTCCCTCTCCTACATATATTTCAAACTTAACACTATCAGGTGTCATTAAGATTGTATTTTCCTCAAAGTAAGTATAACTTGATGCTAAATAGTCTTCTATTAACAGAGAGCTTATCTCTAATGGCTGGCCATTTTTAAGAAAAGATACTTTAACTGCTTCTCCTAGTTCATTATCAAAATTAATTGGAGATTGAAACTCATTCAAGTTAATTTTTTTAGAAAGATGAATTCTCTGAAGCTTATTCTCATCTATCTCTTTTTTAGCGATATATTTCAAATGTACTTCCGACATATCTGTAGGCAACCATAATGTAACCCCAGATTCATTAAATTGAAATTCATTAATATTAAATGTAAAAATACTATCCGGAATGACTGTCAATCTATGATTAATAAAATC includes the following:
- a CDS encoding S-layer homology domain-containing protein, with protein sequence MRNSNRYILVPLLSFLLIFSSVVPLVNVQAQGEIIEEVVGESLNQEVFENEIEALNTYILGNITFYLPDGFESYILFNRGTIYRANESGADWEWFSTLEQLEDINIESNESYFLEMAFTIRNAAHENIIFLYQANLTGQEIIDLDEINIDESEVTELQIESNDDFINHRLTVIPDSIFTFNINEFQFNESGVTLWLPTDMSEVHLKYIAKKEIDENKLQRIHLSKKINLNEFQSPINFDNELGEAVKVSFLKNGQPLEISSLLIEDYLASSYTYFEENTILMTPDSVKFEIYVGEGDYEWIWVQKIDVMEDTDLYLTDSVDLDVSFGYFPEEVRFEHQLMSGEFNLQNVIFSNNGESESAISYNIEIKNVNKEIVFMGPAETRYEFLYSNLTPGNYEYNVTINLPNQEPIQKSEWFEIDTWGTSSPPTNLEVIASEGEVELTWESNLNSNAPTGHVVKRSESKGGPFIDIAEMDKSEMIINAEGNIGTTHFIDSDVIDGITYYYIVTALNDVGEGIPSNEVSVTLKDKEDDGDDGNSGGTTPPSGGNSGGNSDGGTPSGGTGSTSPSGGTPPPQVDEEELESTEQQEESNEPKSVEVDVNDVKTEDQSDGTIKTIVEVDDKTITKALKKAEEVDQLIIDLSTVETDTVDIQLSSESINAVTDNNDETVIEIVTDEVAYRLPVEEIDLDDTAKKLGVSSDELEISIQINKLKDTNLTEEQNELDLASDVYDFHIEVSSGDETIEVEHFGQYVERVIIGEKRFDPNRSIAVRLNEDGTFSPIPTIFDGNEAIIKSNSNSMYVIVENKVTFEDSEGWYQTTIEKLASKYIVNGVSETKFAPNEVTTRAQLAAMLVRSLDLKSNKNYSSIFTDVEGTEWFVNELNAAVEAGIIKGYNDNTFKPSDLITREQAATMIYRAMELVRFDESKLNQSLIAKNKFSDYAEISDWAKEELEVMTQTGIIGGKTENTIAPSANATRAEVAVMIARFLQFVDFMD